The Nitrospira tepida genome includes a window with the following:
- a CDS encoding IS5 family transposase — MRGEVTAQQAMFSYVSPEARVPATHPLRAIKARADEVLATLERTFDEMYSSTGRPSIPPERLLKSELLIALFSIRGHRLFCEELNYNILFRWFLDMNLDEPGFDHSTFSQNSERLLQHEVAQRFFDAVVTAARREGLLSDEHFTVDGTLIEAWASLKSVTPKAAPAAAPPDDPGNPTVDFHGERRTNATHQSTTDPEARLARKGQGKEAKLCFSGHVLMENRHGLCVDLQIAPATGTAERETALAMLRRQASRGIRPRTLGADKGYHCRDFVRQLRRRHIRPHLARVAGRRTPGLDGRITRTVGYALSQRIRKRVEEIFGWLKTVGGLRKTRFRGLARTQHAALLVGAAYNLLRISRLQAPAPAT; from the coding sequence ATGCGCGGTGAGGTGACTGCTCAGCAAGCCATGTTCAGTTACGTGTCTCCCGAAGCCCGAGTTCCGGCCACCCACCCCCTGCGAGCGATCAAGGCGAGGGCTGACGAAGTCTTGGCGACCCTGGAGCGGACCTTTGACGAGATGTACAGCTCGACGGGACGGCCGTCGATCCCTCCCGAGCGGCTGCTGAAGAGCGAGTTGCTGATCGCGCTGTTCTCCATCCGTGGGCATCGGCTCTTCTGCGAGGAGCTCAACTACAACATCCTGTTTCGCTGGTTTCTGGACATGAATCTCGATGAGCCGGGGTTCGATCACAGCACGTTCAGCCAGAACAGTGAGCGGCTGCTCCAGCACGAGGTGGCCCAGCGGTTCTTTGACGCGGTGGTCACCGCCGCGCGCCGCGAGGGGCTGCTCTCGGATGAGCACTTCACCGTGGACGGCACGCTGATCGAAGCCTGGGCCTCGCTCAAAAGTGTCACGCCCAAGGCCGCCCCGGCGGCGGCACCGCCGGACGATCCCGGTAATCCTACCGTGGACTTTCATGGGGAGCGGCGCACCAACGCCACGCATCAGAGCACGACGGACCCGGAAGCTCGGTTGGCCCGTAAGGGCCAGGGCAAAGAGGCCAAGCTCTGCTTCTCCGGCCATGTCTTGATGGAGAACCGGCACGGCCTGTGTGTGGATCTGCAGATCGCGCCGGCCACCGGGACCGCCGAGCGGGAGACGGCCCTGGCCATGCTGCGCCGGCAGGCCAGCCGGGGCATTCGCCCCCGTACACTCGGGGCGGACAAGGGCTATCACTGCAGGGACTTCGTGCGCCAATTGCGTCGGCGCCACATTCGTCCCCATCTGGCGCGGGTGGCAGGCCGGCGCACACCCGGCCTCGATGGCCGCATCACGCGCACGGTGGGCTACGCGCTGAGCCAACGGATTCGCAAACGGGTGGAAGAGATCTTCGGCTGGCTCAAGACCGTGGGCGGCTTGCGCAAGACCCGCTTCCGAGGTCTCGCACGGACGCAGCATGCCGCCTTGCTCGTCGGCGCCGCCTACAACCTGCTCCGTATCAGCCGCCTGCAGGCGCCGGCACCGGCCACCTGA
- the gspK gene encoding type II secretion system minor pseudopilin GspK: protein MKRSDERGIALLLALLVLTLLVAIILDFDAEARREFRDAAVFRDGLKATTIARAGIQAARAVLRQDSLLEARTKLHYDGPGDLWMMPLTNFPLGDGIINAVIEDERGKLNLNLLGGLNDPVAKRSTLLRFKRLFELIQVDPRVVDAIVDWIDADEAPEADGAESSYYQTLRPPYRAANEPLQSLEELRLVKGVTQDMIDKMAKYVTVFPSQTDGRINLNTAHPLVIQALDLRISAAIAGEIIQGRPYKTMQDLDRISSFEPIAKELRLTQAYDIKSQFFSIRGTVRVNEAVKSVLGVVKRDEAKGDTTLLFVQIR, encoded by the coding sequence ATGAAAAGGTCGGATGAGCGGGGCATTGCGCTGCTCCTGGCTCTGCTCGTGCTCACGCTGCTGGTCGCGATTATTCTCGACTTCGACGCGGAGGCGCGGCGGGAGTTTCGGGATGCGGCCGTGTTCCGGGACGGCTTGAAGGCGACGACCATCGCGCGGGCCGGCATCCAGGCGGCGCGCGCGGTCCTCCGGCAGGACAGCCTGTTGGAAGCGAGAACCAAACTCCACTACGACGGGCCGGGCGACCTTTGGATGATGCCGTTGACCAACTTTCCCCTTGGAGACGGCATCATCAACGCTGTCATCGAAGACGAGCGCGGCAAGCTGAATCTCAATCTCCTCGGGGGCTTGAACGATCCCGTGGCCAAACGGTCCACCCTGCTCCGCTTCAAGCGCCTGTTCGAGCTGATCCAGGTCGATCCCCGCGTAGTCGACGCCATCGTCGATTGGATCGATGCCGATGAAGCGCCGGAGGCCGACGGGGCGGAATCGTCGTATTATCAGACCCTCCGCCCCCCCTATCGGGCCGCCAATGAACCGCTGCAAAGCTTGGAGGAATTGCGGCTGGTCAAGGGCGTCACCCAGGACATGATCGACAAGATGGCCAAGTACGTGACGGTCTTTCCTTCACAAACAGACGGCCGCATCAACCTGAACACCGCCCATCCGTTGGTCATACAGGCCTTGGACCTGCGCATCAGCGCCGCCATCGCCGGCGAGATCATCCAAGGACGTCCCTACAAGACGATGCAGGATCTTGATCGCATCTCCAGTTTCGAACCGATCGCCAAGGAACTGCGATTGACGCAAGCCTACGACATCAAGAGCCAGTTTTTCTCTATTCGCGGGACGGTGCGGGTCAACGAAGCGGTGAAATCCGTCCTGGGGGTCGTGAAACGGGACGAAGCCAAGGGAGACACCACACTGCTCTTTGTACAGATCCGCTAA
- the gspM gene encoding type II secretion system protein GspM, which yields MDALRQRWNQLSPRERWLVGAGMAVLALGLLFALVLDPLLDEAAALDRQHHKKRRNYEELVQIAVQHQELRDRLASIEQRLARSSGSFSLLAFLEETAVATGVRDQIVGMQPQPATEVSGYQENAVEMRLDGLQLPQLLALVGAIDGAPALVEIKRLQVVPRYDSPHLLQVTIRISSYEKVG from the coding sequence ATGGACGCGTTGCGCCAACGTTGGAATCAACTCTCGCCGCGCGAACGGTGGCTGGTCGGCGCCGGCATGGCGGTGCTGGCCTTGGGACTGCTGTTCGCCTTGGTGCTCGACCCGCTGCTTGACGAGGCCGCCGCGCTCGACCGCCAACATCACAAGAAACGCCGCAACTACGAAGAACTCGTCCAGATCGCGGTGCAGCATCAGGAGTTGCGCGACCGGCTGGCGTCGATCGAACAACGACTGGCGCGAAGCAGCGGATCGTTCTCGTTGCTGGCGTTTCTCGAAGAAACGGCCGTCGCCACCGGCGTCCGCGACCAGATCGTCGGCATGCAACCCCAACCGGCGACCGAGGTGTCCGGCTATCAAGAAAATGCCGTGGAAATGCGGCTCGACGGTCTGCAACTGCCGCAGCTCCTGGCGCTGGTCGGCGCGATCGACGGGGCGCCGGCTTTGGTGGAAATCAAGCGGCTCCAAGTCGTCCCGCGCTACGACAGCCCCCATTTGCTTCAGGTGACGATCAGGATCTCCTCCTATGAAAAGGTCGGATGA
- the pilM gene encoding pilus assembly protein PilM has protein sequence MSESVGLDIGASAIKAVRYRRSLAGQDEVEYFYQPLPFLQPDQRDMAERARLIRRFLERHQLHRAPIVTALPCRNLSLRRLALPFTDPEKMAQVVPFEMENLIPMSIEDVAVEGLMLATKDVTPGTRPQSDVLVAAAPKKTLSEHLEFLRAARVHPAAVNVDALALFSVVQLLRSEGGAVPENLAVLDVGATKTTICLIHRDRPWLLRTLSWGGNHLTQALAQRYQWTLEEAERRKRMATVQLGEEWIEPLVREVRLALHAFESSTQTRIQHLWVSGGGAKFRHFPEYLGQKLELDVVGPREGFGQTSPRAFSVALGLALHPKVLGRRWLAKSNGAALGYDLKRQLHEGQRVRSQEIKQDTIWASVGLACLIALGIGDVWTHVSLKRDQVRQDRAALQAFYQRAIGGDALPGEEVDRARSQVVSLSKRIELLESQQTPVIPTLAKLVRRLPSTGTVRVRGLLMEGPGVQLEAETDSFDSVERIKKALQQETGFQEIAVSDARVGASPNQVIFRLTFTAEAR, from the coding sequence GTGAGTGAAAGCGTCGGACTCGACATCGGAGCTTCCGCCATCAAAGCCGTCCGCTACCGCCGGTCGTTGGCGGGACAGGACGAGGTGGAGTATTTTTACCAGCCCCTGCCCTTCCTCCAGCCAGACCAGAGAGACATGGCCGAGCGGGCCAGGCTGATCCGGCGTTTTCTCGAACGGCATCAACTGCACCGCGCGCCCATCGTGACGGCCCTTCCCTGCCGCAACCTATCGTTGCGTCGGCTCGCCCTCCCCTTTACCGACCCGGAAAAGATGGCCCAGGTCGTGCCGTTCGAGATGGAAAATCTCATTCCCATGTCCATCGAAGATGTGGCGGTCGAAGGCTTGATGCTGGCGACGAAGGACGTGACCCCAGGGACCAGGCCACAGAGCGATGTATTGGTGGCGGCCGCCCCCAAGAAGACGCTGAGCGAGCATTTGGAGTTTCTGAGGGCCGCGCGCGTGCATCCGGCGGCCGTCAACGTGGACGCGTTGGCGCTCTTTTCGGTCGTCCAGTTGCTCCGCTCCGAGGGCGGCGCGGTGCCGGAAAACTTGGCCGTCCTTGATGTGGGAGCCACGAAGACGACGATTTGCCTGATTCACCGGGATCGTCCCTGGTTGCTCCGCACCCTCTCTTGGGGCGGCAACCACCTGACGCAGGCGTTGGCCCAGCGTTATCAATGGACGCTCGAAGAAGCGGAGCGGCGAAAGCGGATGGCCACCGTCCAACTCGGCGAGGAATGGATCGAACCGCTCGTGCGGGAGGTGAGGTTGGCGCTGCATGCGTTCGAGTCCTCCACCCAAACGAGAATTCAACATCTGTGGGTGTCCGGCGGCGGCGCGAAGTTCCGCCACTTTCCCGAGTACCTCGGCCAGAAGCTCGAACTGGATGTGGTCGGCCCTCGCGAAGGGTTTGGCCAAACGAGCCCACGGGCCTTCTCGGTCGCCTTGGGGCTGGCGTTGCACCCCAAGGTGCTGGGCCGCCGCTGGTTGGCCAAATCCAACGGCGCCGCGCTCGGCTACGACCTCAAGCGGCAACTGCACGAAGGTCAGAGGGTCCGCAGCCAGGAGATCAAACAGGATACGATCTGGGCGTCGGTCGGCTTGGCCTGCCTGATCGCCCTGGGCATCGGTGATGTCTGGACGCATGTGTCGCTGAAACGTGACCAGGTCCGTCAGGATCGGGCGGCCTTGCAGGCGTTCTATCAGCGGGCGATCGGAGGCGACGCGCTTCCCGGGGAAGAAGTGGACCGGGCGCGCAGCCAAGTGGTCTCCCTGTCCAAACGGATCGAACTCCTGGAATCGCAACAGACGCCGGTGATCCCGACATTGGCCAAGCTGGTCCGGCGGCTGCCCTCGACCGGAACGGTGAGAGTGCGGGGCCTGTTGATGGAGGGACCGGGGGTGCAGCTTGAAGCGGAAACGGATTCCTTCGACTCGGTCGAACGCATCAAGAAGGCCCTGCAACAGGAGACCGGCTTTCAGGAGATCGCGGTGAGCGATGCGCGGGTCGGGGCATCGCCCAACCAAGTGATCTTCAGGCTCACGTTTACGGCGGAGGCACGCTGA
- the gspN gene encoding type II secretion system protein GspN, with translation MADTAELTLGQPSSWSSSVRTILLWCAVGVALTLLFFLLTFPFEAVQARLLAEIERGTGAKVQIDRWHVAWPLGLEWKNVQISVRDQQAFRLARIEALLSVADALHGTPVADLSVWLEDKGEPAALQTRTVFTGWNFHGVALVEGTADRVELAKLIGAPIRGGRLKGRFQFSGNPSAQAGNIAIGNGELTVDATEVAVDPVSAQGGRMPEWGLAVVHGKVTCTAGLCRIVELRGNGPDGSVTGSGQVTLAQSLDEARLDLALTITCSPSLSQRMAAVGGFPLPPGTPITVRLVGPVVRPQLSL, from the coding sequence ATGGCTGACACTGCCGAGTTGACGCTGGGACAACCCTCCTCCTGGTCCTCCTCCGTCCGCACCATCCTGCTCTGGTGCGCGGTGGGGGTGGCGCTCACGTTGCTGTTTTTCTTGCTGACGTTTCCGTTCGAGGCGGTGCAGGCTCGCCTGCTGGCTGAGATCGAGCGGGGCACAGGGGCCAAGGTGCAGATCGATCGGTGGCACGTGGCTTGGCCGCTCGGACTTGAATGGAAGAACGTCCAGATCAGCGTACGGGACCAGCAGGCCTTCCGGCTGGCCCGCATCGAGGCCCTACTGTCGGTGGCCGACGCGTTGCACGGCACCCCTGTCGCGGATCTCTCAGTCTGGTTGGAGGACAAGGGTGAACCGGCCGCGCTCCAGACCAGAACGGTCTTTACGGGATGGAATTTCCACGGCGTCGCCCTGGTGGAGGGCACGGCGGATCGGGTGGAGCTGGCCAAACTGATCGGCGCGCCCATTCGAGGCGGCCGGCTCAAGGGCCGGTTCCAGTTCTCAGGGAACCCGTCGGCCCAGGCAGGGAATATCGCGATTGGAAACGGAGAACTGACGGTCGATGCAACGGAGGTCGCCGTGGACCCCGTCTCCGCCCAGGGAGGGCGCATGCCGGAATGGGGCCTCGCGGTCGTTCATGGCAAGGTGACCTGTACGGCAGGACTCTGCCGCATCGTGGAGCTACGGGGAAACGGCCCGGACGGATCGGTAACCGGCAGCGGACAGGTAACGCTCGCGCAGTCGCTGGACGAGGCTCGTCTGGATCTCGCGCTGACGATTACCTGTAGTCCGTCTCTGTCTCAGCGGATGGCCGCAGTCGGAGGGTTTCCGCTGCCTCCCGGCACCCCCATTACCGTCCGGCTGGTCGGGCCGGTCGTGCGGCCGCAACTCTCTCTCTGA
- a CDS encoding type II secretion system protein GspJ yields MSFRPAARPSDHADHEERGFTLIELILGVAILAVAATFIFGSLTATTDAIERVREDSTREQMVRSCLSLLAQDLMLSRNSATQPWIGQNLIGEGGYPADTLAFVTGNQQSQQRDRPEADAARVVYAKVGRKLVRFVRPNIYTLSEEGVRQTDVADQVAGFNIRYYDSQARVWIEQWDGRSRKTLPQGFMIELILQREDEPPRTFTSWLTLPS; encoded by the coding sequence ATGTCTTTCAGACCAGCGGCGCGGCCCTCTGATCACGCTGATCACGAGGAGCGCGGCTTCACCCTGATCGAATTGATCCTGGGGGTGGCCATTCTCGCGGTGGCCGCTACCTTCATCTTCGGATCGTTGACGGCGACCACCGACGCGATCGAGCGCGTGCGCGAGGACAGCACACGGGAACAGATGGTCCGGAGTTGTTTGAGCCTGCTGGCACAGGATCTCATGTTGAGCCGGAACTCCGCCACCCAGCCGTGGATCGGACAGAACCTCATCGGCGAGGGCGGCTACCCGGCGGACACCTTGGCCTTCGTGACCGGCAATCAGCAGAGCCAACAGCGAGATCGTCCGGAAGCAGACGCCGCGCGGGTGGTCTATGCGAAAGTCGGGAGAAAGCTGGTTCGATTCGTCCGGCCCAACATCTACACGCTCAGCGAAGAGGGAGTCCGGCAAACGGATGTGGCGGACCAGGTCGCCGGCTTCAACATCCGGTACTATGACAGCCAGGCGCGCGTGTGGATCGAGCAGTGGGACGGGCGCTCGCGCAAGACCCTGCCGCAGGGCTTTATGATCGAGCTCATCTTGCAACGGGAAGACGAGCCTCCGAGGACCTTTACGTCATGGCTGACACTGCCGAGTTGA
- a CDS encoding type IV pilus modification PilV family protein, with translation MHRAESENGPLLPKEEDARGFTLLEVMLAMALLAIVLPVLLGLRNRDLDLRERAREITTATLLAQEKLLETELLPVLPTGGEQSGDFKDAPPGLSFRATGEDRAPGYRWRRSIMPTPLEKVQEVHVEVLWTHGLNEESVELSHYVFQTSGAAL, from the coding sequence ATGCACCGAGCCGAATCTGAGAACGGTCCCCTACTTCCCAAGGAGGAGGATGCCCGCGGGTTCACCCTCTTGGAGGTCATGCTGGCCATGGCCCTGTTGGCGATTGTGCTCCCGGTCCTGTTGGGCCTGCGCAATCGGGACCTGGACCTTCGCGAACGCGCGAGAGAAATCACCACGGCTACTCTCTTGGCCCAGGAGAAGCTGCTGGAGACGGAGTTGCTGCCGGTGCTGCCGACAGGAGGAGAGCAGAGCGGAGACTTCAAGGATGCGCCGCCGGGTCTCTCCTTCCGCGCGACGGGCGAAGATCGGGCGCCTGGCTACCGCTGGAGGCGGTCCATCATGCCGACTCCGTTGGAAAAGGTCCAGGAGGTGCACGTCGAGGTGCTCTGGACTCATGGATTGAACGAAGAATCCGTCGAGCTCAGCCATTATGTCTTTCAGACCAGCGGCGCGGCCCTCTGA
- the gspG gene encoding type II secretion system major pseudopilin GspG: MGGQRWMMGWRIGRAAGFTFIEIMVVVAILAILAALVVPRIMGRTDEAKRTAAKVQIRNIEAALQLYKLDNGVYPSTEQNLKALVEKPTTGVVPKKWKLGGYLQKVPEDPWGNPYKYISPSTRGDYEIISLGTDGEVGGEGPNADITNWNLDKD; the protein is encoded by the coding sequence ATGGGCGGGCAGCGGTGGATGATGGGCTGGCGGATCGGCCGTGCGGCCGGCTTCACGTTCATCGAGATCATGGTGGTCGTGGCGATTCTCGCCATCCTGGCGGCGTTGGTGGTGCCCCGGATCATGGGGCGGACCGATGAGGCCAAGCGCACGGCGGCGAAGGTACAGATCCGCAACATCGAGGCGGCGCTTCAGCTCTACAAGCTGGACAACGGGGTCTACCCTTCGACCGAGCAGAACCTCAAGGCGCTGGTCGAAAAACCGACCACCGGAGTCGTTCCCAAAAAGTGGAAGCTCGGCGGTTACCTGCAGAAGGTGCCGGAAGATCCCTGGGGCAACCCTTACAAATACATCAGCCCGAGCACGCGCGGGGACTACGAGATCATTTCCCTGGGGACCGACGGCGAAGTGGGCGGCGAGGGGCCCAATGCCGATATCACCAATTGGAACCTGGATAAGGACTAG
- the gspF gene encoding type II secretion system inner membrane protein GspF: MPVYAYKGLRADGGTAAGIIDAESLRGARLKLRQGGVYPTELRETRASGLDAGHAAGHPSHGARPRSLSPTDLALATRQLATLLVAGLPLVDALGILVDQVEKKSVQSLFADIREQVRAGKALSAALGEYPREFGQIYTQMVRAGEASGALDQILFRLSEFLEKQQALKSKVTNALMYPVVMLVVGLGVLFLLMTFAIPKITAVFTDLGQALPWPTVVLMRASDLLSRYWHVLLIGLGATLYGLRRYVRTSNGQYRMHRLMLKLPLIGEIARKVAISRLSSTLATMLSSGVQLLDALDVSRRVMNNRVLEAAVEEARQNIREGESIAVPLKRSGEFPPLVTHMVAVGEKSGEMEEMLKRIAGIYDGEVDRVVARATALLEPIMILCMGVIVLFIVVAILLPIFEMGQMVR; the protein is encoded by the coding sequence ATGCCGGTCTATGCCTACAAGGGCCTCAGAGCGGACGGCGGCACGGCGGCCGGGATCATTGACGCGGAGAGCCTCCGTGGGGCTCGGCTCAAGCTGCGCCAAGGCGGGGTCTATCCGACCGAGTTGCGCGAAACGCGGGCCTCTGGCTTGGACGCGGGCCACGCGGCCGGGCATCCGTCGCACGGCGCGCGCCCCCGTTCGCTCTCCCCGACCGACCTCGCGCTCGCCACGCGGCAACTGGCCACGTTGCTCGTCGCCGGCCTGCCACTGGTCGATGCCCTGGGCATTCTCGTCGATCAGGTGGAGAAAAAATCCGTGCAAAGCCTCTTTGCGGATATCCGGGAACAGGTGCGGGCCGGCAAGGCCCTGAGCGCCGCCCTGGGCGAATACCCGCGGGAGTTCGGGCAGATTTACACGCAGATGGTGCGGGCGGGGGAGGCCAGCGGGGCCTTGGACCAAATCCTGTTTCGCCTGTCGGAGTTTCTTGAGAAGCAGCAGGCCTTGAAATCCAAGGTGACCAACGCGCTGATGTATCCGGTGGTCATGCTGGTCGTCGGACTCGGCGTCCTGTTTCTCCTCATGACGTTTGCGATTCCCAAGATCACCGCCGTCTTTACGGACCTCGGGCAGGCGCTACCCTGGCCCACGGTCGTGCTGATGCGCGCCAGCGACCTGTTGTCCCGCTATTGGCATGTGCTGTTGATCGGTCTCGGCGCGACCCTGTATGGCCTGCGCCGCTATGTCCGCACGTCAAACGGACAATACCGGATGCATCGGTTGATGCTGAAGCTGCCGCTGATCGGCGAGATCGCGAGGAAGGTCGCCATCTCCCGGCTCAGCAGCACGCTGGCCACCATGCTGTCCAGCGGTGTACAGTTGCTCGATGCCCTCGACGTGTCACGGCGCGTGATGAACAACCGCGTGCTGGAGGCGGCCGTGGAAGAGGCCCGCCAGAACATCCGCGAGGGGGAAAGCATCGCGGTGCCCCTGAAACGGAGCGGGGAATTTCCGCCGCTGGTGACCCACATGGTCGCCGTCGGGGAAAAAAGCGGCGAGATGGAGGAGATGCTCAAGCGGATCGCCGGCATTTACGACGGCGAAGTGGACCGGGTGGTGGCCCGGGCGACCGCGCTCCTCGAGCCGATCATGATCTTGTGCATGGGCGTGATCGTCTTATTTATTGTGGTGGCGATTCTTTTGCCAATCTTCGAAATGGGACAAATGGTCCGGTGA
- the gspE gene encoding type II secretion system ATPase GspE, protein MAYGLSLLGRVLREKFHLPDPVLEDALTQQRARRVRLGELLVKNRTMKEEEVLQALAQQLDLPWVPFLDATLVNGDLINKVPIGFARRFKVLPLREEDDGVVVATADPLQVEALDDLRLLLGKPVKPVITTPIVLLSTLNQVYDRAAAPAAESVMEDLVAESNLDKLAHELEEPKDLLDATDEAPIIRLVNSILFESVKRRASDIHVESFERGLVIRYRIDGVLYPVLTPPKHLQSSITARLKIMAGLNIAEKRLPQDGRFGIRTAGKDVDIRVSVLPTSHGERVVLRLLQKENKLLNLSEIGFSQDQLTIMQQLIHLTHGIILVTGPTGSGKTTTLYGALSQINAPDKNIITIEDPVEYQLQGIGQMQVNPKINLTFAAGLRSILRQDPDVIMIGEIRDLETAEIAIHASLTGHLVFSTLHTNDAASAATRLIDMGIEPFLVASSVVAVLAQRLARVICPDCRRPYEPSDEELARLGINPAKGHPMLYRGVGCPSCGNTGYRGRTGVYELLVMDDEIRRLIGAKADASRIREAAMGKGMIPLKLDGAAKVVKGVTTTEEVMRITQQEVEI, encoded by the coding sequence GTGGCCTACGGACTCTCACTCCTCGGGAGGGTCTTGCGTGAAAAATTTCACCTCCCCGATCCCGTCCTTGAAGACGCGCTCACGCAGCAGCGGGCTCGCAGGGTACGCTTGGGCGAGTTGCTGGTCAAGAACAGAACGATGAAGGAAGAGGAAGTTCTCCAGGCGCTCGCGCAGCAGTTGGACCTCCCCTGGGTCCCCTTCTTGGATGCCACGTTGGTAAACGGCGACCTCATCAACAAGGTACCGATCGGTTTTGCCCGGCGATTCAAAGTTCTCCCCTTGCGGGAGGAGGACGACGGCGTCGTCGTAGCCACAGCCGATCCGCTCCAAGTCGAGGCCCTCGACGACTTGCGCTTGTTGCTGGGGAAACCGGTGAAGCCCGTCATTACCACGCCAATCGTGCTCCTGTCGACCCTGAATCAAGTGTATGACCGCGCGGCGGCTCCCGCGGCCGAATCGGTCATGGAGGATCTGGTCGCCGAAAGCAATCTGGACAAGCTGGCCCACGAGTTGGAAGAACCGAAAGACTTGCTGGACGCCACGGACGAGGCGCCGATCATCCGGTTGGTCAACTCGATCCTCTTTGAGTCGGTCAAACGCCGGGCAAGCGATATCCACGTCGAATCCTTCGAGCGGGGCCTGGTCATCCGCTATCGAATCGACGGGGTGCTCTATCCCGTGCTGACCCCTCCCAAGCATCTCCAGTCGAGCATCACCGCCAGGCTCAAAATCATGGCGGGGCTGAACATCGCCGAGAAGCGGCTGCCCCAGGACGGACGGTTCGGCATTCGGACCGCAGGGAAGGATGTCGATATCCGAGTCTCGGTGTTGCCGACTTCCCATGGTGAACGGGTTGTGCTGCGGTTGCTCCAGAAGGAAAACAAGCTGCTCAACCTGTCCGAGATCGGCTTTTCACAGGATCAGTTGACCATCATGCAGCAACTGATTCACCTGACCCACGGCATCATTCTGGTCACGGGGCCGACCGGCAGCGGGAAGACCACGACGCTCTACGGAGCCTTGAGCCAGATCAATGCGCCGGACAAGAACATCATCACCATCGAAGATCCCGTCGAGTATCAGCTTCAGGGCATCGGCCAGATGCAGGTCAATCCCAAGATCAATCTGACCTTCGCGGCCGGCCTGCGGTCGATTCTCCGGCAGGACCCGGACGTGATCATGATCGGGGAAATCCGCGATTTGGAGACGGCCGAAATCGCCATCCACGCCTCGCTGACCGGCCACTTGGTGTTCTCCACGCTCCATACCAACGATGCGGCCAGCGCGGCTACCAGATTGATCGACATGGGGATCGAACCTTTCTTGGTCGCGTCATCGGTAGTGGCGGTGCTGGCCCAGCGGCTCGCGCGCGTGATCTGTCCGGACTGCCGGCGCCCCTACGAGCCCAGCGATGAGGAATTGGCGCGGCTCGGGATCAATCCGGCCAAGGGCCATCCGATGCTGTATCGCGGGGTCGGCTGCCCGTCATGCGGCAATACCGGCTACCGGGGACGGACCGGCGTCTACGAGCTGTTGGTGATGGACGACGAGATTCGTCGCTTGATCGGCGCCAAGGCCGATGCCTCTCGAATTCGGGAGGCGGCCATGGGGAAGGGAATGATTCCCTTGAAGCTCGACGGAGCTGCCAAGGTCGTCAAGGGCGTCACGACGACGGAAGAGGTGATGCGGATCACCCAGCAGGAAGTGGAAATCTAG